A genomic window from Anguilla rostrata isolate EN2019 chromosome 14, ASM1855537v3, whole genome shotgun sequence includes:
- the LOC135239260 gene encoding uncharacterized protein LOC135239260 → MASARLPFLSVCVACAVGLLRLARGEESVVHAKVGGVAELGCRLASDATPPPLFPLHVVEWVRRDFDVPVLIKFGPYAPRVHPSFEGRVSLSRGAALLVQQVRLQDEGWFECQILRLNRTMGGSVNGTWVFLSVSAPPEFTKTPPPVIEAMQGDSLTLTCSAHGNPPPTIIWTKDGMPVGKTEETKVVDGTLTAGQVTRRMGGMYKCHVSNTEGSLTHATQLRVKGPPAILLPPKNTTLNISQNAQLQCRAEAYPPNMTYVWWRHGENVYHIDSLKSRVKILVDGTLLIPNLIPEDSGNYTCMPTNGLLTPPTASAYLTVNHPAQVVQMPPVTYLPAGMGGRIVCPVSAEPPLLSVRWTKDGQVLDLNTFPGWMLMADGSIFIAAANEDAVGTFTCTPYNSYGTMGPSQPTQVVLQDPPSFSVLPQEEYKQEVGTQLVIPCHAHADPSPSVTWAKVGPAPRSPYMVAANGSLVLQPLSKDHHGAWECLAANRVATIRASTRVSVLGTSPHAVSTLSVDPGTNQANVSWVPGFDGGHSQKFTVWRKQTSGQKPEWVSVPVPPPVPHLLVTGLLPGTEYQFSVLPHNRVGTGPFSEIATVKTLDLPPAVTMVPALAPPTSLSANQSLNGIVLRWVRPPPQGPPLSGFILQLRQEGEEEWNVLEGDIGANDSEILLQGLQRDRSYELRMLSLRDGLMSAPSQPLNVSTAGMGAFPARPRLLEGEQQPQLAGALAGAGVLCALLLLLLGAACFLKRSKHRRHQRRKKSGDIPDALQKCPPGKGSSRANSPDSVLKMKACLLNTIFPKFPASRSEPSPSDNGDWSECQEQDRELLSRPCPKSRLWGCGVGQGPDVPSAVALKSISRGPDGRFVVRPYEDGSASSCVEDIPEFPGGGGVLENGRTSRWDCSRSCSLCSEQDDLAVVLSVDLPDASTGSCSDSGSGADPCGSTGLSTPSLPRPGFLPQDGRALVTQMERERESGHLSRCLALAREREALERELELCEARLSARAWRKECWDTGSAQEDSQLRGTDWPPPDAGGGRHLGADTAEPSVSCTLRDSCPIASVSGSVPAPRLQGTAWPQDLRWEDPGAGPTNLESACLLSDGMEAGHSHRRAPSKGSAGRFVSMLTTEARSDKGKTDSFSQNSTHPSQRHFLQGGEEEGGRVDRGYSPGSTWPYSRGGGGGTHKTGGAESLGMTPSGSSTPSFPETDKEVIRAQLWSADQCLRNSSCGKTPSTSPTGSGDGSSRPDSSVSRTSGSARPDPKPHPYQASQPHSSPVLRYLSLPGFVEMNVDEPVDASVPAGGAAGQSRGTRAGEPLATGPGPRPGGATLRESRHHPAEPGAAGWGGRAGSSGGTLRRPLRRSRSLTREAPAGRGGRGGQTGHSDLHRGRASWGLSFGQDTDPALTQTTGGPRAQASRTHPLPSVCDAAPQGCGQAASRGPSRTQRDVPPNLPVRKWASLKSRPHPVSHAFPSPEMWVRSLSLGSTSMSRLDPLRGAPHSSEEPPSRSLPLTPSPPATGHQRLPVSPDPRRQATVLPEVPRFPVCYQEAPPPFPGSATPRYPSNPPNSARDRPAPLQPGHAPLTRQGPKQEREAQPGAEEATEGSEEEEGRGSYASQSSGRGSLGPLSGHTPCPSPCPSPTQPSSPPTLQEGKAGGRRVSVDENYEWDTADVHLESDPCKASRPHPNQEGGAWDCPRAPDLHSKGDRVSLSSCVVKYQLSPGSPCSRTRDLDSVLF, encoded by the exons ATGGCGTCTGCGAGGCTTCCGTTCCTGTCCGTCTGTGTGGCGTGCGCCGTCGGCCTGCTCC gtcTGGCCCGAGGGGAGGAGTCAGTTGTCCATGCTAAGGTGGGAGGAGTGGCAGAATTGGGCTGCAGGCTGGCCTCGGATGCCACGCCCCCACCGCTCTTCCCCCTGCATGTGGTGGAGTGGGTGCGGCGAGACTTCGATGTCCCGGTCCTGATCAAGTTCGGCCCATACGCCCCCCGCGTGCATCCGAGTTTTGAGG GCCGTGTGTCTCTGTCCCgtggcgccgccctgctggtgcAGCAGGTGCGACTGCAGGACGAGGGCTGGTTTGAGTGTCAGATCCTGCGGCTGAACAGGACCATGGGAGGGTCTGTCAATGGAACCTGggtcttcctgtctgtctcag CTCCTCCCGAGTTCACCaagaccccgccccctgtcaTCGAAGCCATGCAAGGTGATTCGCTGACCCTTACCTGCAGTGCCCATGGCAACCCTCCACCAACCATAATCTGGACAAAGGATGGCATGCCAGTCGGGAAGACAGAAGAGACCAAG GTGGTGGATGGCACATTGACAGCAGGGCAGGTGACCAGGCGGATGGGGGGCATGTACAAATGCCATGTCTCCAACACGGAGGGCAGTCTGACTCACGCAACTCAGctcagggtcaaag GTCCTCCAGCCATCCTCCTTCCTCCAAAGAACACAACGCTCAacatatcccagaatgcacagctgcagtgtcgGGCGGAGGCTTATCCCCCAAACATGACGTACGTTTGGTGGCGACACGGAGAGAACGTCTACCACATAGA CTCACTGAAGTCCCGTGTGAAGATTTTGGTGGATGGCACCCTCCTTATCCCCAACCTCATtccagaggattctgggaactACACCTGTATGCCCACCAATGGGCTACTGACTCCGCCTACTGCCTCAGCGTACCTTACTGTGAACC ACCCTGCCCAGGTGGTGCAGATGCCTCCGGTGACCTACCTGCCTGCAGGCATGGGGGGCAGAATCGTCTGCCCTGTGAGCGCCgagccccctctcctctctgttcgcTGGACCAAAGATGGACAAGTCCTGGACCTGAACACG TTCCCCGGTTGGATGCTCATGGCAGACGGATCCATATTCATCGCAGCAGCCAATGAGGATGCGGTCGGGACGTTCACCTGCACGCCCTACAACAGCTATGGGACCATGGGCCCCTCCCAGCCCACCCAGGTGGTCCTCCAG GACCCCCCCTCGTTCAGTGTGCTCCCCCAGGAGGAgtataaacaggaagtgggcacCCAGCTGGTCATCCCCTGCCATGCCCATgcagacccctcccccagcgTCACCTGGGccaag gttggccccgcccctcgctcGCCTTACATGGTGGCAGCTAACGGTTCACTGGTTCTGCAGCCGCTCAGTAAGGACCACCATGGGGCGTGGGAGTGCCTCGCTGCCAACCGCGTGGCCACCATTAGAGCCAGCACCCGCGTTTCAGTGCTGG GCACCAGTCCCCATGCTGTCTCCACTCTGTCGGTTGATCCGGGGACAAACCAGGCCAACGTGTCCTGGGTACCAGGCTTTGATGGAGGACACTCCCAGAAGTTCACTGTGTG gaGGAAGCAGACATCAGGGCAGAAGCCGGAGTGGGTGTCCGTGCCCGTCCCCCCGCCTGTCCCCCACCTGCTGGTCACAGGACTGCTCCCGGGCACCGAATACCAGTTCAGCGTCCTGCCCCACAACAGAGTGGGAACCGGGCCCTTCAGCGAGATCGCCACCGTCAAAACCCTCG ACCTGCCTCCAGCTGTTACTATGGTTCCCGCACTGGCGCCACCCACATcactctcagccaatcagagcttgAATGGGATTGTTCTGCGGTGGGTGCGACCCCCACCTCAGGGCCCACCCCTCTCTGGCTTCATCCTCCAATTAcgacaggaaggggaggaggagtggaATGTTCTAGAAGGGGACATCGGAGCCAATGACAGTGAGATCCTGCTGCAGGGACTGCAGAGG GACCGCAGCTATGAGCTGAGGATGCTGTCTCTCCGGGACGGCCTAATGAGTGCCCCCAGTCAGCCACTCAACGTCTCCACTGCTG GAATGGGGGCGTTCCCAGCAAGGCCCCGCCTCCTGGAGGGCGAGCAGCAGCCGCAGCTGGCGGGCGCTCTGGCTGGGGCGGGCGTCCTGTGCgcgctgctgctcctcctgctgggcgCGGCATGCTTCCTGAAGCGCAGCAAACACCGCCGCCACCAACGCCGCAAGAAGAGCGGAG ATATCCCCGATGCCCTGCAGAAATGCCCCCCTGGCAA gggCTCCTCTCGGGCAAACAGCCCTGACAGTGTCCTGAAGATGAAGGCCTGCCTGCTGAACACCATTTTCCCCAAATTCCCAGCGTCCCGCTCTGAGCCCTCCCCCTCGGACAATGGCGATTGGAGCGAGTGTCAGGAGCAGGACAGGGAGCTGCTGTCTCGGCCCTGCCCCAAGAGCCGCCTGTGGGGCTGCGGAGTGGGCCAGGGGCCGGACGTCCCGTCTGCCGTCGCCCTGAAGTCCATCTCGCGAGGGCCCGACGGCCGATTCGTGGTCCGGCCCTATGAGGacggctccgcctccagctgcGTTGAGGACATCCCAGAATTTCCAGGGGGAGGCGGAGTTCTGGAAAACGGGCGTACGTCGCGCTGGGACTGCAGCAGGTCGTGCTCGCTGTGCTCGGAGCAGGACGACCTGGCCGTGGTGCTCTCAGTGGACCTGCCTGACGCCAGCACGGGGTCCTGCTCCGATTCGGGTTCCGGCGCGGACCCCTGTGGCTCCACCGGGCTCagcaccccctctctcccacggCCGGGGTTCCTGCCCCAGGACGGCAGGGCGCTGGTGACACAGatggagcgggagagggagtcGGGACACCTGAGCCGGTGTCTGGCCCTGGCGCGGGAGCGGGAGGCCCTGGAGAGGGAGCTGGAGCTCTGCGAGGCGCGGCTCAGTGCACGGGCCTGGCGCAAGGAATGCTGGGACACCGGCTCCGCTCAGGAGGACTCTCAGCTCAGGGGAACCGACTGGCCTCCGCCTGATGCCGGAGGGGGGCGCCATTTGGGGGCCGATACGGCGGAGCCGAGTGTGTCCTGCACCCTGAGGGACAGCTGCCCCATTGCCTCCGTCTCCGGCAGCGTCCCAGCCCCCCGCCTGCAGGGGACAGCATGGCCACAGGATCTCCGGTGGGAGGACCCAGGCGCAGGGCCCACCAATCTTGAAAGCGCATGCCTGCTTTCAGATGGCATGGAGGCGGGGCACAGCCATCGGAGGGCCCCTTCTAAGGGGTCTGCGGGCAGGTTTGTTTCTATGCTAACAACAGAGGCTAGATCAGACAAGGGGAAAACGGACTCTTTTTCCCAGAATTCTACTCACCCGTCCCAGCGGCACTTTCtccagggaggagaggaggaggggggcagggttgATCGGGGGTATTCTCCGGGCTCCACCTGGCCGTATagcagaggagggggaggggggacacatAAAACTGGAGGGGCAGAGAGTTTGGGAATGACCCCCAGTGGCAGCAGCACCCCGTCATTCCCTGAGACTGATAAAGAGGTCATCAGGGCTCAGCTCTGGAGCGCTGACCAGTGCCTCCGCAACAGTTCATGTGGCAAAACGCCTTCCACCAGCCCGACAGGAAGTGGCGACGGCAGCAGTCGGCCGGACTCCTCCGTGAGCCGAACCTCCGGTTCTGCACGACCGGACCCGAAGCCGCACCCCTACCAAGCGTCCCAGCCGCACAGCAGCCCAGTCCTGCGGTACCTGAGCCTCCCAGGGTTTGTGGAGATGAACGTGGATGAGCCCGTGGACGCGAGCGTTCCTGCGGGTGGGGCGGCCGGTCAGAGTCGCGGCACCCGGGCGGGAGAGCCGCTGGCCACAGGCCCAGGCCCAAGACCCGGCGGAGCGACGCTCAGAGAAAGCCGCCATCACCCCGCTGAGCCCGGAGCTGctggctggggagggagggcagggtcTTCAGGCGGAACCCTCCGCAGGCCGCTCAGACGCTCACGGAGCTTGACGCGGGAAGCCCCagctgggcggggcgggcgggggggccaGACCGGGCACTCAGACCTGCACAGGGGGAGAGCGAGCTGGGGTTTGAGTTTTGGGCAGGACACAGACCCAGCTTTGACCCAGACCACAGGAGGCCCCAGAGCTCAGGCCAGCAGGACACACCCCTTGCCCTCTGTGTGTGATGCTGCACCTCAGGGGTGCGGCCAGGCAGCCAGCAGAGGGCCAAGCAGGACCCAGCGGGATGTACCACCAAACCTGCCGGTCAGGAAGTGGGCCAGTCTGAAAAGTAGGCCGCATCCCGTCTCCCATGCGTTCCCCAGCCCTGAGATGTGGGTCCGCTCACTCAGTTTGGGCAGCACCTCCATGTCCAGGCTGGACCCTCTCAGGGGTGCGCCCCACAGTTCTGAGGAACCCCCCTCTCGCTCATTGCCCCTCACCCCTTCGCCTCCAGCTACGGGGCATCAGAGACTCCCAGTTTCACCTGATCCCCGTCGCCAGGCAACCGTTCTTCCAGAAGTTCCCAGGTTCCCCGTGTGCTACcaggaggctccgcccccctttCCCGGCTCCGCCACACCCCGGTACCCCTCCAATCCTCCAAACTCTGCACGGGACCGCCCAGCGCCACTTCagcctggccacgcccccctcacACGGCAGGGTCCGAAGCAGGAAAGGGAGGCGCAGCCGGGTGCGGAGGAGGCCACGGAGGGgtccgaggaggaggaggggagggggagttaTGCCAGCCAGAGCAGCGGTAGAGGGAGTCTGGGACCCCTCTCAGGTCACACCCCCTGcccttccccctgcccctcccccacccaacccagcTCACCACCCACCCTTCAGGAGGGCAAAGCAGGAGGAAG GAGGGTGTCAGTGGATGAGAATTATGAATGGGACACAGCCGATGTTCACCTGGAGTCTGACCCCTGCAAGGCGTCACGCCCCCACCCAAACCAGGAGGGCGGGGCGTGGGACTGTCCGCGAGCTCCAGACCTCCACAGCAAAG GTGACCGCGTGAGCCTCTCGTCCTGTGTGGTGAAGTACCAGCTCTCTCCTGGGTCCCCCTGCTCCAGAACTCGTGACCTTGACTCTGTGTTATTCTGA